The Toxorhynchites rutilus septentrionalis strain SRP chromosome 3, ASM2978413v1, whole genome shotgun sequence genome includes a region encoding these proteins:
- the LOC129779701 gene encoding uncharacterized protein LOC129779701 yields the protein MGPAVIIDELAPTPRQIAARHVMPKDLPLFSGNSEEWPMFFSAFNTSTEACGYSNVENLGRLQQCLKGAALEAVRSRLLLPTSVPQVIHTLQMLYGRPEQIIYALLQKIRDVPAPKADNLCTIAAFGMAVQNFSEHLEAAGQVQHLSNPVLLQELVDKLPANLKLDWVAFKRQFAAVDLRVFGRYMANLVSAAAEVTLTLDPRGSKQKREEKLKGFVNAHAATSDATADEAPKVESPKAASQISCLVCGNPDHRVKDCDVFKKMDRDDRWQVVHNYYLCRICLGKHGRKPCRSSSRCEVLGCQMRHHPLLHGDSGSSSTNPSHPIPQRGGAGQRSDATEGVNPHNVQSSTLFRMLPVRLFNKGRCIETLAFIDEGSSVTLLEKGIADVLQVEGTEKRLCLTWTSNVSREEEGSRQVEVEISGISGGKRYPLKDVRTVESLALPAQTLCYKELAERFPHLRKLPVVDFESKAPGILIGAKNTHLTATQQIREGCVGEPVAAKTRLGWAIYGSMPNGTNVASCNLHICGCDVDRSLHELVKQYFTVENVGVSVNQSPESNDDKRARAILEQTTRRVENGFETGLLWRYDYVEFPNNYAMAVRRLRCLERRFNADSSLFDKVQRQIAQYQQKGYIHEATEEELAEADQRRLWYLPVGIVRNPKKPNKIRIVWDAAATVNGISLNSMLLKGPDLVQPLPDILCGFRERKIAVVGDIMEMFHQLKIRQADRYSQLFVWPGETGRPPKTFVIDVATFGSTSSPCSAQFVKKLNAAEQAEQYPRAAEAIVRRHYVDDYLHSFDSEEEACQVVEEVKLVHKRGGFTIRNWLSNSGAVLRQIGDTEARATKIVGEGGPEAERVLGMQWRATEDVFVFSSDTDLGAVTPTKRGILRCVMSQFDPLGLLSHFLIHGRVIIQDIWRTKAGWDDVVGKPILERWHLWVAKFNDLKAVRIPRAYFPGVTASEIEDLHLHIFVDGSETAYACVAYLRATIHGKFQCALVGGKAKVQHQRSDKIVKLAGL from the coding sequence ATGGGACCAGCTGTGATTATCGACGAGCTAGCCCCTACACCTCGTCAAATCGCAGCGCGACATGTTATGCCGAAGGATTTACCGTTGTTCAGTGGCAATTCCGAAGAGTGGCCCATGTTCTTCAGTGCTTTTAACACCTCCACGGAAGCATGCGGCTACAGTAACGTTGAAAACCTTGGTCGTCTCCAACAGTGCCTGAAGGGTGCCGCATTGGAGGCAGTTCGTAGTCGTTTATTATTACCTACATCAGTGCCACAAGTGATACATACGCTGCAGATGCTGTACGGGCGGCCAGAACAAATAATATACGCGCTGCTCCAGAAGATCCGCGATGTTCCAGCACCAAAAGCGGATAATTTGTGCACGATCGCGGCTTTCGGCATGGCGGTACAGAACTTCAGCGAACATTTGGAGGCGGCGGGACAAGTGCAACATCTATCTAACCCGGTGCTGCTCCAAGAACTTGTGGATAAGCTGCCAGCAAATTTGAAGCTTGACTGGGTGGCGTTCAAACGACAATTCGCGGCGGTCGACCTCCGTGTATTCGGTCGGTACATGGCAAATCTGGTCTCGGCAGCAGCTGAAGTCACTCTTACGTTGGATCCAAGGGGAAGTAAGCAGAAGAGAGAGGAGAAGCTGAAAGGTTTTGTGAATGCTCATGCTGCTACATCAGACGCAACAGCTGACGAGGCCCCGAAGGTGGAATCACCAAAAGCAGCTTCGCAAATTAGCTGTTTGGTCTGCGGGAATCCAGACCATCGAGTGAAGGATTGTGACGTCTTCAAAAAGATGGACCGGGATGACCGCTGGCAAGTGGTGCATAATTATTATTTGTGTCGTATCTGCCTCGGGAAACACGGAAGAAAACCCTGCCGGTCCTCATCGCGCTGTGAAGTTCTAGGTTGTCAAATGCGACACCATCCGCTTCTGCACGGCGATTCGGGCAGTTCGTCGACCAATCCATCTCAtccaatacctcaaagaggCGGAGCAGGCCAGCGAAGTGATGCAACGGAAGGTGTGAATCCTCACAACGTCCAGAGCTCGACACTGTTTCGCATgttgccggtgcgactcttcaaCAAAGGACGGTGTATTGAGACGCTAGCTTTCATCGACGAAGGATCGTCCGTCACACTCCTCGAAAAGGGAATAGCCGACGTACTACAGGTTGAAGGCACGGAAAAGCGTCTTTGCCTAACCTGGACAAGCAACGTTAGCCGTGAGGAAGAAGGCTCCCGTCAGGTAGAGGTGGAGATTTCGGGTATCAGTGGAGGCAAGCGATATCCACTAAAAGACGTCAGGACGGTCGAGTCCCTGGCACTACCTGCGCAGACGCTGTGCTATAAAGAGCTTGCCGAGCGTTTCCCTCATCTGCGGAAGCTACCGGTCGTAGACTTCGAATCCAAAGCTCCAGGAATTCTCATTGGAGCCAAGAATACTCACCTCACCGCAACCCAACAAATACGCGAAGGTTGCGTGGGAGAGCCGGTGGCAGCAAAAACTCGTCTCGGATGGGCGATCTACGGCTCAATGCCAAACGGGACGAACGTTGCGAGTTGCAACTTGCACATCTGTGGTTGTGATGTAGACAGGAGCCTGCACGAGCTAGTGAAGCAATACTTCACGGTCGAGAACGTGGGCGTCTCGGTGAATCAGAGTCCCGAATCGAACGACGACAAGCGAGCGAGGGCAATACTCGAGCAGACGACTAGAAGAGTCGAAAACGGCTTCGAGACTGGATTACTGTGGCGCTACGATTATGTAGAATTTCCCAATAATTACGCTATGGCTGTCCGACGGCTACGGTGCTTGGAACGCCGTTTCAACGCGGATTCATCCTTGTTTGATAAAGTCCAGCGGCAGATAGCGCAATACCAGCAAAAGGGCTACATTCACGAAGCTACGGAGGAGGAACTAGCCGAAGCGGATCAAAGGAGACTGTGGTATCTGCCGGTTGGAATAGTTCGAAACCCCAAGAAGCCCAACAAGATTCGCATCGTGTGGGATGCCGCAGCAACAGTGAACGGCATATCCCTGAATAGCATGCTACTAAAAGGACCGGATCTAGTCCAACCTCTCCCAGATATTCTCTGTGGATTCCGTGAGCGGAAGATTGCAGTCGTGGGAGATATCATGGAAATGTTCCATCAGTTGAAGATACGGCAAGCAGATCGTTACAGTCAGTTGTTCGTCTGGCCCGGTGAAACCGGGCGTCCTCCGAAAACCTTCGTGATCGACGTAGCAACCTTCGGCTCAACTAGCTCACCATGCTCGGCGCAGttcgtaaaaaaattgaatgcagCCGAGCAAGCAGAACAATATCCGAGGGCCGCGGAGGCGATTGTGCGCCGGCATTATGTCGACGATTACCTGCATAGTTTCGACAGTGAGGAAGAAGCATGTCAAGTTGTAGAGGAGGTCAAGTTGGTGCATAAACGAGGCGGATTCACAATTCGCAACTGGCTTTCGAATTCAGGTGCAGTACTCCGCCAGATTGGGGATACCGAAGCGAGAGCAACGAAGATCGTCGGTGAAGGCGGTCCCGAAGCAGAACGCGTGCTAGGCATGCAATGGAGAGCAACCGAGGATGTCTTCGTGTTCTCCAGCGATACCGACTTGGGAGCCGTCACCCCTACAAAGCGAGGCATCTTACGGTGCGTTATGAGTCAGTTTGACCCGTTGGGGCTtctttcccatttcctcatccaTGGCCGCGTTATCATTCAGGATATATGGCGCACAAAAGCTGGTTGGGACGACGTGGTAGGCAAGCCAATCCTTGAACGATGGCATTTGTGGGTAGCCAAATTCAACGACCTGAAAGCTGTTCGTATACCTCGTGCCTATTTTCCGGGCGTAACGGCATCAGAAATCGAGGACTTgcacttgcatatatttgtcgACGGCAGCGAGACTGCCTATGCTTGTGTCGCCTACTTGAGGGCCACCATCCATGGAAAGTTCCAGTGTGCACTTGTCGGAGGAAAAGCGAAAGTCCAGCATCAAAGAAgtgacaaaatcgtaaaactcgctggcctttaa